A single window of Desulfobacterales bacterium DNA harbors:
- a CDS encoding four helix bundle protein, which yields MALKSYRDLEVWQKAMDLVVICYRMAEKFPKNEIYGLAGQLQRAAVSIPANIAEGRQRQYSKEFLQHLSIAYGSLAEVETHVQIAGRLNYIDDEQIDNLLNKTAEIGRMLNGLRKSIRKKTDP from the coding sequence GTGGCGCTGAAAAGTTATCGTGATTTAGAGGTTTGGCAAAAAGCAATGGATTTGGTGGTGATATGTTACCGGATGGCAGAGAAGTTCCCGAAGAATGAAATTTATGGACTTGCCGGCCAGCTGCAACGCGCAGCCGTATCAATACCGGCAAATATCGCTGAAGGCCGTCAGCGTCAATACAGTAAAGAGTTTCTCCAGCATCTATCGATTGCATATGGTTCTCTTGCCGAGGTGGAAACCCATGTTCAAATCGCCGGGCGATTAAACTATATTGATGATGAGCAGATAGATAATTTGCTAAATAAGACTGCGGAAATCGGCCGAATGCTAAACGGTTTACGGAAATCAATCCGGAAAAAAACTGATCCTTGA
- a CDS encoding porin has translation MKKLLVTGIALVAILMFAMPAAATKVELGGYYRVEGRYQANPTLNEDTQDGGAAWRHRFRLTPAFIVSDALRFDFKMDIFDGTKFGSTGSEAKSTAVIDVDRLWMTITAPFGKFALGRMAGGAWGLDFLNNNEDYDRVRFDTKFGNVSTGIILQKNAEGDWGSGNGSDSDTDVYYLYGVYKADFGAIGLLGAYVNGKSSTNAETTAYNLLPYFDVKFGGLGLRGELKWANGEIDPDAAGDLTTDTEELAWTLQADYSFGAFTVGGGYAWVQGEDLGTATTLEKTNASGGGLGDDWGLFVVATDVDQIVNDSGDPFGIITTGVQMWYVDAEWNATKAWNFGVRVGGFTAQEVAAGVDDKIGTEFDGWAEWKVMKNLKWGFYGGYFDAGDYFKSGITNIDNTYTVKHVLTLRF, from the coding sequence ATGAAGAAACTACTGGTAACCGGGATTGCGCTCGTTGCGATCCTGATGTTCGCGATGCCGGCAGCAGCCACCAAAGTTGAGCTGGGCGGGTATTACCGGGTGGAAGGTCGGTATCAGGCCAATCCCACCCTTAATGAAGACACTCAAGACGGCGGCGCGGCATGGCGCCATCGCTTTCGGCTGACACCGGCCTTTATCGTCAGCGATGCGTTGCGGTTTGATTTTAAGATGGACATCTTTGACGGAACGAAATTTGGTTCCACAGGTTCCGAGGCCAAAAGCACCGCCGTCATCGATGTTGACCGCCTCTGGATGACCATTACCGCCCCGTTCGGCAAATTCGCACTTGGCCGCATGGCAGGCGGCGCCTGGGGTCTGGACTTCCTTAACAATAACGAAGATTATGACCGCGTAAGGTTTGACACCAAGTTCGGCAATGTTTCCACCGGTATCATTCTGCAGAAAAATGCTGAAGGCGACTGGGGAAGTGGTAATGGGTCGGACAGCGACACCGATGTGTACTACCTCTACGGTGTCTACAAGGCTGACTTCGGTGCCATCGGCTTGCTCGGTGCTTATGTCAACGGCAAATCCTCTACAAATGCCGAAACGACTGCCTATAACCTTTTGCCGTATTTTGATGTCAAGTTCGGCGGCTTAGGCCTGCGCGGCGAGCTGAAATGGGCGAACGGTGAAATCGATCCGGATGCGGCCGGCGATCTAACCACCGATACGGAAGAGCTGGCCTGGACGCTCCAAGCCGACTATTCGTTCGGTGCGTTCACGGTAGGTGGCGGCTATGCTTGGGTGCAAGGCGAGGATCTTGGCACTGCTACAACACTAGAGAAAACCAATGCAAGTGGCGGCGGTCTTGGCGATGACTGGGGTCTGTTTGTCGTGGCCACGGATGTTGACCAGATTGTCAACGATTCCGGAGATCCTTTCGGTATAATTACTACCGGTGTCCAGATGTGGTATGTCGATGCTGAATGGAATGCCACCAAGGCCTGGAATTTCGGCGTGCGCGTGGGCGGTTTTACAGCCCAAGAAGTTGCGGCCGGCGTGGATGATAAAATCGGCACGGAATTTGACGGCTGGGCCGAGTGGAAAGTCATGAAAAACCTGAAATGGGGATTCTACGGCGGTTATTTTGACGCCGGTGACTATTTCAAATCAGGTATTACGAATATAGACAATACCTACACCGTGAAGCATGTGCTCACGCTTCGCTTCTAA
- a CDS encoding ATP-binding protein yields the protein MKDIIAQLIDDFHEWKLPKPLARDKELFEIKDKANVVIGMRRAGKTWFCFQKIADLLAKGVQKEKILYLNFEDDRLLEFNVHYFREILDIYYAKYPKHRNSRCYFFFDEIQRIDQWEMFIRRMLDTENVQVCLTGSSSKLLSTEIASTLRGRSLSIEIFPFNFPEFLKYHGLFKDRPKTFGAKTASLLRKAINDYLEIGGFPEVQELDRNLRVEILQGYIDSVLLKDVIERHNVSNVMVLKYLVRHIMNTPGGKFSVNKFYNTMQSMSVKCTKNSLYEYLDHLTDAFLFYKVPIHTRSEKSRLINPTKVYSIDTGLLNAMTYRNSSDFGPFLENMVFMQMRRKGYNIEYVNTKDGYETDFIARHKVTGDVQLIQACWEMSNKLTFERELRGLKSAMAELSIHSGTIVTWNDDVVLDNEIKVVPAWKWMLE from the coding sequence ATGAAAGATATCATCGCACAACTAATTGATGACTTCCACGAATGGAAATTGCCGAAACCGCTAGCCCGAGACAAAGAATTATTCGAAATAAAAGACAAGGCAAATGTGGTTATCGGCATGCGACGTGCCGGAAAAACCTGGTTTTGTTTTCAGAAAATAGCTGATCTCCTTGCAAAAGGTGTCCAAAAAGAAAAAATTCTATATCTGAACTTTGAAGATGACCGGCTCCTTGAATTTAATGTCCATTATTTTAGGGAAATTCTTGACATATACTATGCAAAATATCCGAAACATCGCAATTCCCGGTGTTATTTTTTCTTTGATGAGATTCAACGTATCGACCAATGGGAAATGTTCATCAGGCGTATGCTGGATACTGAAAACGTTCAGGTCTGTCTTACAGGCTCATCTTCAAAATTACTGAGCACCGAGATCGCGAGCACGCTGCGGGGGCGTTCCCTGTCAATTGAAATATTTCCATTTAACTTTCCTGAATTTCTGAAATATCATGGACTGTTTAAAGACAGGCCAAAAACATTCGGAGCAAAAACAGCTTCCCTGCTTCGCAAGGCTATAAACGACTACCTCGAAATCGGCGGCTTCCCGGAAGTACAGGAACTGGACCGCAACCTCCGTGTTGAAATACTGCAGGGATACATAGACTCCGTTTTACTAAAAGACGTAATCGAACGTCATAATGTCAGTAATGTCATGGTTCTAAAGTATCTGGTTCGTCATATAATGAATACGCCCGGGGGAAAGTTCAGTGTAAATAAATTTTACAATACAATGCAAAGCATGTCGGTCAAGTGTACCAAGAATAGTTTATATGAATATCTTGATCATTTAACAGACGCGTTTTTATTTTATAAAGTTCCCATTCACACCCGTTCTGAAAAATCAAGGCTTATAAATCCAACCAAAGTTTATTCCATCGACACAGGCCTTTTAAATGCCATGACATATCGGAACTCCTCTGATTTTGGCCCTTTTTTGGAAAACATGGTGTTTATGCAAATGCGCCGTAAGGGATACAATATTGAATATGTGAATACAAAAGACGGATATGAAACAGATTTTATAGCCCGGCATAAAGTTACCGGTGATGTGCAGCTAATCCAGGCATGCTGGGAGATGTCAAATAAACTGACCTTCGAAAGGGAACTCCGGGGCCTGAAAAGTGCAATGGCTGAATTGTCGATACATTCCGGAACAATCGTAACCTGGAATGATGATGTCGTTCTCGATAATGAAATTAAGGTGGTCCCAGCCTGGAAATGGATGCTGGAATAA
- a CDS encoding YgiT-type zinc finger protein has protein sequence MKCVFCGGKTRKMCVTFSYEEEGKYFFVENVPAEVCERCGEKTYSPEVTDELLKFAKEQFAPVKKVEVPVFDFTASC, from the coding sequence ATGAAATGCGTTTTTTGCGGGGGAAAAACAAGGAAAATGTGCGTTACCTTCAGCTATGAAGAAGAAGGCAAATATTTTTTTGTTGAGAATGTCCCTGCTGAAGTTTGTGAGCGGTGCGGGGAAAAGACTTATTCCCCTGAGGTTACGGACGAATTATTGAAATTTGCAAAAGAACAATTTGCGCCTGTTAAGAAAGTCGAGGTTCCTGTTTTTGATTTCACTGCAAGCTGTTAG
- a CDS encoding HigA family addiction module antitoxin: MTTQKNLDPINPGEVLREDFLKPLCISINQLSRDLSVPPNRISEIVNGKRAITADTALRLQRYFGVEAQFWLNLQTEYDLRMMKRKIWMDIERRIIPIKDSGQCLPNSDGA, translated from the coding sequence ATGACTACACAAAAAAATCTTGATCCGATAAATCCTGGTGAAGTTCTACGCGAGGATTTTCTAAAACCTTTATGTATCAGCATTAACCAGCTTTCCCGGGACCTTTCAGTCCCTCCCAACAGGATAAGTGAAATTGTGAACGGGAAAAGAGCCATTACGGCTGACACAGCCTTGCGGCTGCAGCGTTATTTTGGAGTTGAAGCTCAGTTTTGGCTGAATCTGCAAACCGAATATGATCTGCGCATGATGAAGCGAAAAATCTGGATGGATATTGAGCGGCGGATCATCCCGATTAAAGATAGCGGCCAGTGTTTACCCAATAGTGACGGAGCATAA